One Trichoderma atroviride chromosome 7, complete sequence DNA segment encodes these proteins:
- a CDS encoding uncharacterized protein (EggNog:ENOG41) — MGLLNFLNKRPQVDTSSEQKSQTASAQARGIITSRESGTRTPDPSQRLLKPRIVGISEARPGTNPKDSNSTNSQFQLKPTGRNPKDSITYLKLDPIPGFGDHQRPKSRHNVEQLTPVSLNFPLPRRRSSAFVDILDAQGDIKPSNFKSRIQASGTRDYGEDVADRNMVETLPSPRSCAVYSSLSGSTLLYRPHGSVSTASSSKHVFKGQTELEYPRANSISAAGFNGRPSSRQTSIMSRPGSRGRVSPAAESFFEANELHDYRPQSKMSYGQISITGSRAPTPQQAPRTADGSYMRDESNTLYDDPRSASPPGVPRYKPRQYSLPGSVRSARENLNNSLLPPHFDRSRQMYQQRCKTPTSPNQLHSFRHRVDNDWSRFNRYAGDYLHPTKSTWENASSSASEYAPSFSFGSTGNLQIDDSEKQPSIRTFGRRGSISSYAPSDYSGQQLTGGRSVCTADTSIDIPHNSLFNEMKFMGGSSRNLRSRGGDSSIAPDRTGAEEDSGGESIFISPATPSEEQPPFSPLSPSHRYGGLSISSYDATSISDSDADSFCIEQRQTGRDGEALLFRAQGFGDDGKSLPGLFDGSESLAIPKWPEMPATSTDVSEMGDDESSVIGLAVTSPEPRQTSSRPFTQRERLLALGYDYDSDSDIETSLDSDEVPEDRTLQLLTALVRGRTSAAAGSLSTKGPLTDMKAIAKLRKDIKRRQRLDASPAGRRSKSSSSESGEVNTTTATTS; from the exons ATGGGTCTACTCAATTTCTTGAACAAACGACCCCAGGTTGATACGTCGTCTGAGCAGAAAAGCCAGACTGCTTCTGCGCAAGCCCGAG GAATCATTACTAGTCGTGAAAGCGGAACGAGGACGCCGGACCCATCGCAACGACTGCTCAAGCCGAGAATTGTGGGCATTAGCGAAGCACGTCCCGGTACAAACCCAAAAGATTCCAACAGCACAAACTCCCAGTTTCAACTCAAACCTACCGGACGCAACCCGAAAGATTCTATAACATATCTAAAGCTAGACCCTATTCCGGGATTTGGCGACCACCAACGGCCCAAGAGCCGCCACAATGTCGAACAGCTCACCCCGGTGTCATTGAActtccctcttcctcgcAGACGCTCATCAGCTTTTGTTGATATTCTAGATGCTCAGGGGGACATAAAGCCTTCTAATTTCAAGTCAAGAATCCAGGCGTCCGGCACTCGTGATTATGGCGAAGATGTCGCTGACAGGAATATGGTCGAGACCTTGCCAAGCCCAAGATCTTGTGCCGTTTATTCCTCTCTTTCTGGCTCGACGCTCCTATATCGTCCACATGGCAGCGTATCCACTGCCAGTTCTTCCAAGCACGTCTTCAAGGGGCAAACAGAGCTTGAGTATCCCAGAGCCAACTCTATTTCTGCGGCCGGATTCAACGGCCGTCCATCCTCCCGGCAAACATCTATCATGAGCCGCCCTGGGTCTAGGGGAAGAGTTAGCCCTGCAGCGGAAAGCTTTTTTGAAGCCAATGAGCTTCATGATTATCGCCCCCAATCGAAGATGTCCTATGGCCAAATATCTATAACTGGCAGCCGAGCACCTACGCCACAGCAGGCTCCGAGGACAGCAGATGGTAGTTATATGCGAGATGAGAGCAACACGCTGTACGATGACCCTCGCTCCGCTTCGCCACCTGGCGTCCCTCGCTACAAGCCTAGGCAGTATAGTTTGCCCGGATCAGTTCGCTCGGCGCGAGAAAATCTCAACAACTCTCTTTTGCCTCCTCATTTCGATCGATCTAGACAAATGTACCAGCAGCGTTGCAAAACACCCACCTCTCCAAACCAACTGCACAGTTTCCGCCATAGAGTGGACAATGACTGGAGTCGTTTCAACAGATACGCAGGAGACTATCTACATCCGACCAAATCAACCTGGGAGAATGCAAGCTCATCAGCCTCAGAATATGCGCCctcattttcttttggcaGCACTGGTAATCTTCAAATAGACGATTCTGAAAAGCAACCTTCTATCCGGACATTCGGAAGACGGGGATCCATTTCGTCCTATGCCCCATCTGACTACTCCGGTCAGCAGCTGACTGGCGGCCGCAGCGTCTGCACGGCGGATACCTCCATTGACATACCTCATAATTCTCTATTCAATGAAATGAAGTTCATGGGTGGCTCTTCTCGCAACCTTCGATCCCGAGGCGGTGATAGCTCTATTGCTCCCGATCGAACtggcgcagaagaagattccGGCGGCGAATCTATTTTCATCTCCCCTGCTACGCCATCAGAAGAGCAGCCTCCTTTTAGCCCACTGTCACCAAGTCATAGGTATGGAGGCCTCAGTATAAGTAGCTATGACGCTACCAGTATATCCGACTCGGATGCCGACTCCTTTTGCATCGAGCAACGGCAAACTGGTCGGGATGGTGAAGCACTCTTGTTCAGAGCTCAGGGTTTCGGCGATGACGGCAAGAGTCTACCAGGGCTATTCGACGGCTCGGAGAGCCTCGCCATACCCAAATGGCCAGAAATGCCTGCCACTTCAACAGATGTATCTGAAATGGGCGATGATGAATCATCTGTCATCGGACTGGCTGTAACTTCTCCCGAGCCGCGCCAAACCTCTTCAAGGCCCTTTACTCAACGCGAACGACTACTGGCCCTCGGTTACGATTACGATTCAGATTCAGATATTGAAACCTCCTTGGACTCCGATGAGGTTCCTGAAGACCGAACATTACAGCTACTCACTGCTCTGGTAAGGGGCAGAACATCTGCCGCCGCTGGCTCTCTGAGCACAAAAGGCCCATTAACAGACATGAAAGCAATTGCAAAACTCCGCAAGGATATCAAGAGGAGACAGCGGCTTGATGCTTCCCCTGCGGGACGGAGAAGCAAGTCTTCCAGTAGTGAAAGCGGCGAGGTCAACACTACTACTGCCACGACGAGTTGA
- a CDS encoding uncharacterized protein (EggNog:ENOG41~TransMembrane:3 (n4-14c19/20o151-172i179-198o251-273i)~SECRETED:SignalP(1-19)), translating to MASLPVAQVLGLIFTSCAAVGFPDMSKELVMGNRGPVGLAWASTTTVGSLAAMKTCLAAAAPGWLREDFLLRDPTIDAAIGLTSNVNRRSKRRKNRARALGIARKGKEEEVTQFDGLTKQVLSSIPKCEKGQTLSVYRFLRDPYMSAGTTWGNWIGLSVTLLKIFDLYLLYFRHGKLSVAILTIVPWAVCFFVAVVMLRRNALRAIPVRDAAADVADILEGELPTADNPGGYRRVLLGTPVNPRQGLIWKLGWILIALSCVASLAANWLVLYIQNDKLTKHWMACQLFWTLARSIFFHFAEEMKPVPAFRPRRESLNDLPGADKEHIQRLVLGLAKYEMHFHPRGGYSYGQDLLSFESMELFLAVPTTDKFPVESLCGDKTQPTLNFKAVLGDVLLVSVSWLLGSSETRFDLYDCCIVAVTVNGQPLIIPAARALASTIGANAAQDTEMGEDDIIFEKGSENEGPDTTKWVYWIPCSDGTWLEAQSDKSEIIGSRHVEIFTNDGLTDHLQLKQKDWRISLRRAEEVGEVVKKSCDCSRWLDQIWSRPA from the exons ATGGCTTCCCTACCCGTCGCCCAAGTTCTTGGACTCATTTTCACGTCCTGTGCCGCCGTGGGGTTTCCTGACATGTCCAAAGAGCTGGTCATGGGAAATAGAGGGCCTGTTGGACTGGCGTGGGCATCCACCACCACTGTTGGCTCGTTGGCGGCCATGAAGACGTGTCTagccgctgctgcccctGGCTGGCTGCGTGAAGACTTTTTATTGCGAGACCCAACTATAGATGCTGCAATCGGGTTGACTTCGAATGTCAACAGACGgtccaaaagaagaaagaaccGCGCCAGGGCTCTAGGAATT GCTCGCaagggcaaagaagaggaggtCACACAGTTTGATGGCCTCACGAAGCAGGTATTATCCAGTATTCCGAAATGCGAAAAGGGGCAGACTCTCTCTGTCTATCGCTTCTTGCGGGATCCGTATATGAGCGCCGGCACGACCTGGGGCAACTGGATCGGCCTCTCAGTAACATTGCTAAAGATTTTCGACCTGTATCTCCTTTATTTTAGGCATGGCAAACTTTCTGTAGCAATACTGACTATAGTTCCATGGGCTGTTTGCTTCTTTGTGGCGGTAGTTATGCTGAGACGAAATGCTTTGAGGGCAATTCCTGTTAGAGACGCCGCTGCGGATGTTGCCGATATACTTGAGGGAGAACTACCGACTGCGGACAACCCTGGGGGATATAGAAGGGTGCTTCTTGGTACTCCAGTGAATCCTCGGCAAGGCCTGATATGGAAGCTTGGCTGGATATTGATTGCGTTATCTTGCGTTGCCTCCCTCGCTGCCAACTGGCTGGTTCTATATATACAAAACGACAAATTGACAAAGCATTGGATGGCATGCCAGTTGTTTTGGACATTGGCTCGGTCCATATTCTTCCACTTTGCAGAGGAAATGAAGCCAGTTCCTGCGTTTCGACCAAGAAGAGAATCTCTCAATGACCTTCCAGGGGCTGACAAGGAGCATATTCAGCGATTAGTACTCGGCCTAGCAAAATATGAGATGCACTTTCATCCTCGGGGTGGCTACTCGTATGGGCAAGACCTGTTGTCGTTTGAGTCGATGGAGCTCTTCCTCGCAGTTCCAACCACAGACAAGTTCCCAGTCGAGAGCCTTTGTGGTGACAAGACACAACCGACACTCAATTTCAAGGCCGTTCTCGGCGACGTCTTGCTGGTGAGTGTATCTTGGCTGCTCGGCTCAAGTGAGACGAGGTTCGACCTCTACGACTGCTGCATCGTTGCGGTCACAGTCAATGGCCAGCCGCTTATTATCCCCGCCGCCCGAGCACTTGCAAGTACGATTGGCGCCAATGCCGCTCAAGACACGGAGATGGGAGAGGATGACATAATATTTGAGAAGGGGTCAGAAAATGAAGGACCGGATACCACCAAATGGGTGTATTGGATACCGTGTTCGGACGGAACCTGGTTAGAGGCTCAGTCTGACAAGTCGGAAATTATTGGATCGCGACACGTCGAAATCTTTACAAATGATGGGCTAACGGACCATCTCCAGCTAAAGCAGAAGGATTGGAGGATCAGTCTTCGCAGGGCAGAGGAGGTGGGAGAGGTGGTCAAAAAGTCTTGTGATTGCAGCCGTTGGCTGGATCAAATTTGGAGTAGGCCAGCGTGA
- a CDS encoding uncharacterized protein (EggNog:ENOG41~MEROPS:MER0016549~SECRETED:SignalP(1-17)), which produces MLSAAVLLSGLAGVAVAQFPPQPDGVTVLRSKFHENVTISFKEPGICETTPGVKSYAGHVHLPPGLLEDADGEPQHYPVNTFFWFFEARKNPSTAPLAIWLNGGPGSSSMYGIFMENGPCFVNDDSKSTMLNPWSWNNEVNMLYIDEPTQVGFSYDIPTNCTANLSGDGLDIKPADFSQGLPNLNLTSMIGTFSSQKQSHTTNSTAQAAHALWHFAQTWFSEFPHYKPSDDRISIWAESYGGHYGPGFMRFFQQQNEKIANGTIADEHAHFVHLDTLGIVNGWLDSLIQEESYIDFPYKNTYGIQVFNQSIYKELKHNFTKPNGCKEQIERCQQSFSFFDVSTVNARRVNLVNPCDDVKDWCYSPAAKVYFELDRSWLDIGHTLNDPYPPNHMFGFLTEESVLGAIGSPVNFSVHSTAVSSSFASSYDEFQGGFLEAVGYLLDHGIKVHMMYGDRDYACNWIGGEKASLAVPYSHSEEFARAGYAPFLTAKGVAGLTRQYGNYSFSRVFQAGHMVPAYQPEAAYEIFMRATFNRDIPTGLQPVKDDLSTDGPSDTWHVVNEPPKQPAPKCYILAPQSCLPKIWKKVMNGTAQIRDWIVDDYDAEDEFSDEL; this is translated from the exons ATGTTATCGGCTGCCGTGCTCTTAAGCGGCCTCGCCGGCGTGGCGGTCGCGCAGTTCCCTCCACAGCCAGACGGCGTCACTGTGCTTAGATCCAAGTTCCACGAGAATGTCACCATTTCCTTCAAGGAG CCCGGAATTTGCGAGACAACTCCCGGCGTCAAATCGTACGCGGGTCATGTCCACCTTCCTCCCGGGCTGCTTGAGGATGCAGACGGCGAGCCTCAACACTATCCCGTCAACAC ATTCTTCTGGTTCTTCGAGGCCCGCAAGAACCCCTCTACCGCTCCACTGGCTATCTGGCTCAATGGAGGGCCCGGCTCTTCATCCATGTACGGCATCTTCATGGAAAATGGCCCTTGTTTCGTGAATGATGACTCCAAGTCAACCATGCTCAATCCCTGGAGCTGGAACAATGAGGTCAATATGCTGTACATCGACGAGCCCACCCAGGTTGGCTTCTCCTACGACATCCCAACCAACTGCACAGCCAACCTCTCGGGCGATGGGCTTGACATCAAACCCGCAGACTTCTCGCAAGGATTACCAAATCTGAACTTGACTTCCATGATTGGCACATTTAGCAGCCAGAAGCAGTCCCACACAACCAACAGCACCGCTCAAGCCGCCCACGCCTTGTGGCACTTTGCGCAAACCTGGTTTTCCGAGTTTCCTCACTACAAGCCCAGCGACGATCGCATCAGCATCTGGGCAGAAAGTTACGGCGGCCACTACGGCCCAGGCTTCATGCGATTTTTCCAACAGCAGAACGAGAAGATTGCCAATGGCACGATTGCCGATGAACACGCTCATTTCGTTCATTTGGACACCCTTGGCATTGTCAATGGTTGGCTGGACTCTCTTATTCAGGAGGAGTCATACATTGACTTTCCATACAAGAAT ACTTATGGTATCCAAGTCTTCAACCAGTCCATCTACAAGGAATTGAAGCACAACTTTACCAAGCCCAACGGCTGCAAGGAGCAAATAGAGAGATGTCAGCAGAGCTTCAGTTTCTTTGACGTATCCACCGTCAACGCTCGTAGAGTCAACCTTGTCAACCCCTGTGACGATGTGAAGGACTGGTGTTATTCACCAGCCGCAAAGGTTTACTTTGAGCTTGACCGCAGCTGGCTTGACATTGGTCATACTCTCAATGACCCCTACCCGCCGAACCATATGTTTGGTTTTCTGACAGAAGAGAGTGTTCTCGGTGCCATTGGATCTCCAGTAAACTTCAGTGTCCATTCTACCGCTGTGAGCAGTAGCTTTGCCAGTTCATACGACGAGTTCCAGGGAGGATTCCTCGAAGCGGTGGGCTATCTTCTCGACCATGGCATCAAGGTCCACATGATGTACGGCGATCGTGACTACGCATGTAACTGGATCGGTGGCGAGAAGGCTTCCTTGGCAGTGCCTTACTCACACAGCGAGGAGTTTGCACGCGCCGGCTATGCACCCTTTCTGACGGCAAAGGGCGTAGCTGGCTTGACCCGCCAGTATGGTAACTATAGCTTCTCCAGAGTTTTCCAAGCGGGTCACATGGTCCCGGCGTACCAGCCAGAGGCTGCCTACGAGATCTTCATGCGCGCTACATTTAATCGAGATATCCCAACGGGGCTGCAGCCAGTGAAGGATGACTTGTCAACTGATGGGCCGAGCGACACTTGGCACGTTGTGAACGAGCCGCCGAAACAGCCGGCGCCAAAGTGCTACATCTTGGCTCCTCAGAGCTGCTTGCCCAAGATATGGAAGAAGGTGATGAATGGTACAGCTCAGATCAGAGATTGGATCGTGGACGACTATGATGCGGAAGATGAGTTTTCAGATGAGTTGTAG
- a CDS encoding uncharacterized protein (EggNog:ENOG41): MEQVANYDLTGYTAEMQYIPEGQVYKKSSRAPTSLRSIAGKSTQASGHFTGQKFDLSEGQPVRHQTERYENHSSLCFDKSKYHSPAAFAAALAGKRNASKPRVGAAQSRFMTSNDKGQLMVGMAADASSAAGQASQNPRPTGLPAEGVFRTQLEVSRRAMEELASIPDLRSAEDFGAQDATSALERNQRARRPSARARESLQIALEMAQSTEITPDKSRGKKAQCSRPSRKQADQAEDEGEMGGEDDGKSSHFGSWPAQETRVEAPAAAAELIGFCIRQGNDLVHLNNPRLPSWPGLVHKAPTPEVGSKHQLVFEEPGHSGSETSTTVGAQPGRPRKRQKGRSDKIFGLLKTQELNSCPPPVSAIHCAWSAEVAEFAVVAEQAYYALRADHINPAAQVPEHLQMSLGEIQATLMSKEAEYRRAEAMLQGVNGPSARRAELAGVADSATFAIYATKASFALTGSEGIPTSCHVQGAGTALPMQPQ, from the exons ATGGAGCAG GTGGCCAATTACGATCTTACTGGCTATACGGCAGAGATGCAGTACATCCCTGAAGGACAAGTGTACAAGAAATCTTCTCGCGCTCCTACTTCTCTGCGAAGCATTGCTGGAAAGTCGACTCAGGCTTCCGGCCATTTTACCGGCCAAAAGTTTGATCTCTCTGAGGGTCAGCCGGTGCGCCATCAGACTGAAAGGTATGAGAACCATTCTTCCCTCTGCTTCGACAAGTCCAAATACCACAGCCCCGCGgcatttgctgctgcgctcGCAGGCAAACGCAATGCATCAAAGCCTCGGGTCGGAGCTGCTCAATCACGCTTCATGACGAGCAATGACAAGGGACAACTCATGGTTGGCATGGCGGCAgatgcttcttcagcggctGGACAGGCCTCTCAGAACCCAAGGCCTACTGGACTGCCTGCTGAAGGAGTATTCCGCACCCAATTGGAGGTGTCCAGACGAGCAATGGAAGAGCTCGCGAGTATTCCAGATCTGAGATCCGCAGAGGACTTTGGGGCCCAAGACGCTACCTCTGCGTTGGAAAGAAACCAGCGAGCACGACGACCTAGTGCCCGTGCTCGTGAATCTTTGCAAATTGCTTTGGAAATGGCGCAAAGTACTGAAATAACTCCTGACAAGTCtagagggaaaaaagctcAATGTTCGAGACCCAGCAGAAAGCAAGCAGATCAAGCCGAAGATGAGGGAGAAATGGGAGGCGAAGACGACGGCAAAAGCTCCCATTTCGGGTCGTGGCCGGCGCAAGAAACCAGGGTCGAAGCcccggcggcagcagcagaattAATTGGATTCTGCATCCGGCAAGGGAACGACCTGGTTCACCTGAACAACCCCAGGCTG CCGTCATGGCCAGGTCTCGTGCACAAAGCCCCTACTCCGGAAGTTGGCTCAAAACATCAACTGGTCTTTGAAGAGCCGGGTCATTCTGGATCGGAGACTTCAACCACCGTTGGTGCGCAGCCGGGACGACCTAGAAAGCGGCAAAAGGGGAGATCGGATAAGATCTTCGGACTGCTCAAGACCCAGGAGCTCAACTCGTGCCCGCCTCCAGTTTCCGCAATTCACTGTGCTTGGTCGGCAGAGGTTGCTGAATTTGCTGTCGTGGCCGAACAGGCGTACTATGCGCTGAGAGCCGATCACATCAACCCCGCCGCGCAAGTCCCAGAGCATCTTCAGATGAGTCTAGGCGAGATTCAAGCGACTCTCATGTCGAAAGAGGCTGAGTATAGACGGGCTGAGGCCATGCTCCAGGGAGTCAATGGACCGTCTGCCAGGAGAGCCGAGCTCGCTGGTGTTGCTGACTCGGCGACGTTTGCAATCTATGCTACAAaggcttcttttgctctcacGGGGTCTGAGGGCATTCCAACGTCTTGCCATGTTCAAGGGGCTGGCACTGCTTTACCAATGCAGCCGCAGTAG
- a CDS encoding uncharacterized protein (EggNog:ENOG41) produces MQSSPQVCPSSLTLSSSQSQFNPLIHSLKNQSLSSSSSPINNAKMQFFAVATLFLATAFAAPSVDSNGNGVAHRQPAPFCPPGLLYTNPQCCDVDVLGVADLNCVVPPRGPSNCKTFSGICASIGKEPKCCAVPILGQALLCTDPVGSRN; encoded by the exons ATGCAATCCTCGCCCCAAGTttgtccatcttctctcaCCCTCTCATCCTCACAAAGCCAGTTCAACCCACTCATTCACTCGCTAAAGAACCAgtcactctcttcttcttcttcaccaatAAACAACGCCAAAATGCAGTTCTTCGCCGTCGCCactctcttcctcgccaCCGCCTTCGCCGCTCCCTCCGTGgacagcaacggcaacggcgtCGCTCATCGCCAGCCCGCTCCCTTCTGCCCCCCTGGCCTGCTCTACACCAACCCGCAATGCTGCGATGTTGATGTGCTGGGAGTCGCTGACCTTAACTGCGTCGTCC CTCCTCGCGGACCCAGCAACTGCAAGACTTTTAGCGGCATCTGCGCCTCAATCGGTAAAGAGCCCAAGTGCTGTGCCGTCCCAATT cttggccaagccCTTCTCTGCACTGACCCCGTCGGCTCCAGAAATTAA
- a CDS encoding uncharacterized protein (EggNog:ENOG41), which produces MPYDSGADTVFNPAGGSFAFDIWSGAATQQEGGLDGDSTQGPARRARVAHLPRPPNAEAEDDCSPLFPDSTEQDVAQELLTPETFNYWKADNSLASGKPLPINLPESRSGIQGMKSTTPATAKGPTPEWEDLSLGIQWIILLRLSEKHSFSVAVFNHLKLHRTQIHNFVTTYIDLCDEWHGWEWAAVQQSALHTVKTDMEGPSLVEWLHENRPPQPVDQITEEDAQMGLQFLSGRGVFNHKIDFDDWVKDKELKCFVHVQIEKPFLEDATDLLIVQRAAATKLLSPHHLEQALKDQVINIRSNEHNAHA; this is translated from the exons ATGCCATACGATAGCGGCGCCGATACTGTTTTCAACCCAGCGGGGGGatcctttgcctttgatATCTGGTCT GGAGCAGCTACTCAGCAGGAAGGGGGTTTGGATGGCGACT CGACTCAAGGACCGGCTCGTCGAGCTCGCGTGGCCCATTTGCCACGGCCTCCAaacgcagaagcagaagatgatTGTTCACCTCTATTTCCCGACTCCACCGAGCAAGACGTTGCCCAGGAACTTCTTACTCCCGAGACATTTAATTATTGGAAGGCAGACAATTCTTTGGCATCGGGAAAGCCTCTTCCTATTAATCTTCCGGAAAGTCGTAGCGGCATTCAAGGGATGAAGTCCACCACGCCCGCTACAGCCAAAGGGCCAACACCTGAATGGGAAGACCTGAGCCTAGGCATCCAATGGATCATCCTTCTGCGCCTTTCTGAAAAGCACTCGTTTAGTGTAGCTGTATTCAATCACCTCAAGCTTCACAGGACCCAGATTCACAACTTTGTTACCACCTACATTGACCTCTGCGATGAATGGCACGGATGGGAATGGGCTGCCGTCCAACAGTCAGCCCTTCACACGGTTAAGACGGACATGGAAGGCCCATCGCTTGTCGAGTGGCTACATGAGAACCGCCCACCACAGCCCGTCGATCAAAtcaccgaagaagatgcgcAAATGGGCCTTCAATTCCTCAGTGGCCGTGGAGTCTTCAACCACAAAATCGATTTCGACGACTGGGTAAAGGACAAGGAGCTAAAATGCTTTGTCCATGTTCAAATCGAAAAGCCGTTCCTAGAAGACGCCACGGATCTCTTAATCGTGCAAAGAGCTGCGGCAACCAAGCTGCTGTCTCCACATCATTTAGAGCAGGCGCTTAAAGATCAAGTCATCAATATACGTAGCAATGAACACAATGCTCACGCCTAG